A genomic stretch from Mya arenaria isolate MELC-2E11 chromosome 10, ASM2691426v1 includes:
- the LOC128205321 gene encoding failed axon connections homolog, whose translation MESLLGFLQDNGKVFLTVAVVLGSAWFLYKKKTRTSYKPRVCGVDYPRDVVMLHALRRDRLAPNLGHFCIKLETYLRVNKIPYQFDGTSMPRPKEKVPWIEYNGVTMGDSQLIIQYLEQEFKVNLNAHLASKERAIAWAIQKWIEEFTYWLNVYTRWVIFNDDMFKIQSTCPKYMKIPMRRKVESMLHAVGVGRHSKEEVHAMMVNDLKQFSAILGDWKYIMGDRICDVDCAAFGILSQIRWCTPSACPGNALLQGDELRNVTDYMDRIRNEFWPDWGDIISQAT comes from the exons ATGGAATCATTACTTGGTTTTCTTCAAGACAACGGGAAGGTTTTTCTCACAGTAGCGGTGGTTTTGGGATCAGCCTGGTTCCTATACAAGAAAAAGACGAGAACATCTTACAAGCCAAG AGTGTGCGGCGTGGACTACCCACGTGACGTGGTCATGCTTCATGCGTTACGGCGGGACCGACTCGCCCCGAACCTTGGTCACTTCTGTATAAAACTAGAAACCTACCTTAGGGTCAACAAAATACCATACCAG TTTGATGGTACTTCAATGCCTCGACCAAAGGAGAAAGTTCCCTGGATTGAATACAACGGCGTCACGATGGGAGATTCCCAACTGATCATACAATACCTTGAGCAAGAGTTTAAG GTGAATCTAAATGCCCATCTAGCCTCGAAAGAGCGAGCAATAGCCTGGGCTATACAGAAGTGGATCGAAGAGTTTACATACTG GTTGAATGTTTACACAAGATGGGTGATTTTCAATGATGACATGTTCAAGATCCAGTCTACCTGCCCAAAGTACATGAAGATACCAATGCGTAGGAAGGTTGAAAGCATGCTGCACGCGGTCGGCGTTGGTCGTCATAGCAAGGAAGAAGTTCACGCGATGATGGTGAAcgatttaaaacagttttcagctATTTTAG GCGATTGGAAGTACATTATGGGAGACCGGATATGCGATGTAGATTGTGCCGCGTTCGGCATTCTGTCCCAAATCCGCTGGTGTACGCCGTCAGCCTGTCCAGGAAACGCCTTGCTGCAAG GAGATGAATTAAGAAATGTCACAGACTACATGGACAGAATACGAAACGAGTTTTGGCCGGATTGGGGAGACATAATAAGCCAGGCTACAtag
- the LOC128204961 gene encoding failed axon connections homolog, with translation MTYTVNASLMKSSNSILNMINTVSASFMKSSTFIPNMINTANGSKHRRNLVCGLDYPRDIVVLHSITRDRLTPNLGHFSLKLDTYLGVNAIHYQFDGQLLPGPTGKVPWIENNGVTMGDSQFIIQYLEKEFTVNLNSHLSPSERALAWAIQKWLEVFTYWLNVYTRWVILVNDMFKMQSSFPAGLKKLLGRKITSMSYAVGICRNSNEEVHAMMANDLKLFSAMLADRKYVMGDRICDVDCAAFGILSQVCWCTPSACTGAALLQGGELKNVTDYMDRIKNEFWPDWEEITSHAAQKA, from the exons ATGACTTACACTGTCAACGCCTCCTTGATGAAGAGCAGTAACTCCATTCTGAATATGATCAACACCGTCAGCGCCTCCTTTATGAAGAGCAGTACCTTCATTCCAAATATGATCAACACTGCCAACGGCTCGAAGCATCGGCGTAATTT GGTATGCGGCTTGGACTACCCACGTGACATAGTCGTCCTTCATTCCATAACACGTGATCGTCTCACACCAAACCTGGGCCACTTCTCGTTGAAGTTGGATACCTATCTCGGAGTCAATGCTATACATTATCAg TTTGACGGACAACTACTTCCAGGACCAACGGGGAAAGTTCCCTGGATCGAAAATAATGGCGTGACGATGGGAGACTCACAGTTTATCATACAGTACCTAGAGAAAGAGTTCACG GTGAATCTGAACTCTCACCTGTCTCCAAGTGAAAGGGCTCTAGCCTGGGCCATACAGAAGTGGCTGGAGGTGTTCACATATTG GTTGAACGTGTATACACGATGGGTGATTTTAGTTAAcgatatgtttaaaatgcagtCATCTTTCCCCGCTGGGCTGAAAAAACTTCTTGGCAGAAAGATAACATCAATGTCGTATGCTGTTGGAATATGTCGCAATTCAAACGAAGAAGTGCACGCGATGATGGCCAACGATTTAAAGCTGTTTTCGGCAATGCTAG CCGACCGGAAATATGTAATGGGAGACCGGATATGCGACGTTGACTGCGCGGCGTTCGGTATCCTGTCCCAGGTCTGCTGGTGCACGCCGTCGGCCTGTACGGGAGCTGCTTTGCTACAAG gTGGTGAATTGAAGAATGTCACAGACTACATGGACAGAATAAAGAACGAGTTTTGGCCCGACTGGGAAGAAATAACAAGTCACGCGGCACAAAAAGCTTGA
- the LOC128204962 gene encoding failed axon connections homolog codes for MSSAVGIGRHSNEEVHAMIVNDLKQFSAILGNRKYVLGDRICDCAAFGILSQVRWCTPSAYPGVAVLQGGELKNVTDYIDRIKDDFWPDLEEITSQVAAKA; via the exons ATGTCGTCTGCTGTTGGAATAGGTCGCCATTCAAACGAAGAAGTTCACGCGATGATCGTCAACGATTTAAAGCAGTTTTCGGCAATTCTAG GCAATCGGAAATACGTTTTGGGAGACCGGATATGCGACTGCGCAGCGTTCGGTATCCTGTCCCAGGTCCGCTGGTGCACGCCGTCAGCCTATCCGGGAGTTGCTGTGCTACAAG GTGGTGAATTAAAGAATGTCACGGACTACATAGACAGGATAAAGGACGACTTTTGGCCAGACTTGGAGGAAATAACAAGTCAGGTGGCAGCTAAAGCTTAA